The Bradyrhizobium sp. WBAH42 genome includes a window with the following:
- the soxA gene encoding sulfur oxidation c-type cytochrome SoxA — protein MSSWRAIAAAILLATGPALLAGEIPSDSRRSGYSFMGPDTRAMQDDDTANPGMLFVLDGEQLWKKTIGTADKACADCHGDARSSMKGVAARYPAFDKALGRPITLDQRINLCRANHQQATPLPYESRDLLALSAFVGHESRGIPITAGDDPQLKPFVDQGRDLFMQREGQLNLACTNCHDDNFDKRLAGAPITQAQPTGYPLYRLEWQTLGSIERRLRSCMSGVRAQAYDYGSPELVALELYLMSRARGLPMETPAVRP, from the coding sequence ATGAGCTCTTGGCGTGCGATAGCGGCGGCGATATTGCTCGCCACGGGCCCCGCCCTGCTCGCCGGAGAGATCCCGTCGGATTCGCGCCGCTCCGGCTATTCGTTCATGGGTCCGGACACGCGCGCGATGCAGGATGACGACACCGCCAATCCCGGCATGTTGTTCGTGCTCGACGGCGAGCAGCTGTGGAAGAAGACGATCGGCACCGCCGACAAGGCCTGCGCGGACTGTCATGGCGATGCGCGCAGCAGCATGAAGGGCGTCGCGGCGCGCTACCCCGCCTTCGACAAGGCGCTGGGGCGCCCAATCACGCTCGATCAGCGGATCAATCTCTGCCGCGCCAATCACCAGCAGGCGACGCCGCTGCCCTACGAGAGCCGCGACCTGCTCGCATTGTCCGCCTTCGTCGGCCACGAGTCACGCGGCATTCCGATCACCGCAGGCGACGATCCGCAGCTCAAGCCATTCGTCGACCAGGGCCGCGACCTCTTCATGCAGCGCGAAGGCCAACTCAACCTTGCCTGCACCAATTGCCATGACGACAATTTCGACAAGCGCCTCGCCGGCGCCCCGATCACGCAAGCGCAGCCGACCGGCTATCCGCTCTACCGCCTGGAGTGGCAGACGCTGGGGTCGATCGAGCGCCGGTTGCGCAGCTGCATGAGCGGGGTCCGCGCCCAGGCCTATGATTACGGCTCACCCGAGCTGGTCGCGCTCGAACTTTACCTGATGTCGCGGGCCCGTGGCCTGCCGATGGAAACGCCGGCCGTACGTCCCTGA
- a CDS encoding indolepyruvate ferredoxin oxidoreductase family protein: MTLLQVELDDKYRLASKRIFLSGTQALVRLPMLQRERDRLQGLNTGGFISGYRGSPLGMYDHALWRAKSHLQQHDIAFVPGLNEDLAATAVWGSQQVGLFPGAKVDGVFGIWYGKGPGVDRSVDALKHANAAGTSRNGGVLALAGDDHGCQSSTLAHQSEQVFAAALIPVINPATLQDYLDLGLYGFALSRFSGCWVGFKAISETVESSASIDSDPERIRIALPDDFEMPPGGLNIRWPDPPLEAEKRLFGPKMAAVQAFARANQLDRIVLDSKPARLGIVATGKAYLDLRQALADLGITDKDAQDLGLRIYKVALTWPLEESGAKRFAEGLQDVLVVEEKRGFIEDQLMRILYNVDASKRPTVTGKRDERGAPLLPSEGELTPTIVAGALVARLRKLGHHSPVLEQRLARLEAFDNPVTTSTPIKLARTPFFCSGCPHNTSTRVPEGSRAMAGIGCHGMALSMPTRRTDLISHMGAEGVNWIGQSPFTTETHIFQNLGDGTYTHSGLLALRAASAAGINITYKILYNDAVAMTGGQPAEGAFNVAQIAHQVWAEGVKRLAIVSDDPSKYPQGNYFPQGATIHHRRELDAVQRELRDIKGLTVIIYDQTCAAEKRRRRKRGLYPDPAKRAFINELVCEGCGDCSQASNCVSVQPLETEFGRKRQIDQSNCNKDFSCVEGFCPSFVTIHGGSLKRMKTSAVDSGQLFADLPLPPARELDGPYNILVTGIGGTGVITIGALLGMAAHVDGRGCSALDFTGLSQKNGAVMSHVRIARRPEDISAVRITTGGADVILGCDMIVSAGTTALSRAERGVTKAYINADLQPTASFVQNPDLDFEMGAMQTVLRDAIGDNNLDIIDATGIAAALMGDSIATNPFMLGFAFQKGAIPLSLEALLRAIEINGAAIEMNKLAFTWGRLAAHDMSRVRSVLQFKARASAPTKSLDDIIATRAEFLTSYQDKAYADRYLAALAKVRKAESAVSPASTELTEAVAKNLFKLMSYKDEYEVARLYTDGSFAKKVSEKFDGDFTLKYHLAPPIFAKRDKVTGHLQKQEFGSWMIHAFRVLAKLKFLRGGAFDPFGRTEERRTERKLIEDYFAMIDRWIAGLRAEQIPLLARLARVPETIRGFGHVKEASIKLAAAETARLEAELENSRFAAAAE, translated from the coding sequence ATGACGCTGTTGCAGGTCGAGCTGGACGACAAATACCGGCTCGCATCGAAGCGGATCTTCCTGTCCGGCACGCAGGCCCTGGTCCGCCTGCCCATGTTGCAGCGCGAACGCGACCGGCTTCAGGGCCTCAACACCGGCGGCTTCATCTCGGGCTATCGCGGTTCCCCGCTCGGCATGTACGACCACGCGCTGTGGCGCGCGAAGTCGCACCTTCAGCAGCACGACATTGCCTTCGTGCCCGGCCTCAACGAGGATCTCGCGGCCACCGCCGTCTGGGGCAGCCAGCAGGTCGGCCTGTTTCCCGGCGCCAAGGTCGATGGCGTGTTCGGCATCTGGTACGGCAAGGGCCCGGGCGTGGACCGCTCGGTGGATGCGCTCAAGCATGCCAATGCCGCCGGCACCTCGCGCAATGGCGGCGTGCTCGCGCTCGCCGGCGACGACCATGGCTGCCAGTCCTCGACGCTGGCGCATCAGAGCGAGCAGGTGTTCGCGGCGGCGCTGATCCCCGTCATCAATCCGGCGACACTGCAGGACTATCTCGACCTCGGCCTCTACGGCTTTGCGCTGTCGCGCTTCTCCGGCTGCTGGGTCGGCTTCAAGGCGATCAGCGAGACCGTCGAGAGCTCGGCCTCGATCGACAGCGACCCGGAGCGCATCAGGATCGCGCTTCCCGACGATTTCGAGATGCCGCCCGGCGGCCTCAACATCCGCTGGCCCGATCCGCCGCTTGAGGCGGAGAAGCGCCTATTCGGGCCGAAGATGGCCGCCGTGCAGGCCTTCGCCCGCGCCAACCAGCTCGACCGCATCGTGCTCGATTCCAAGCCCGCACGGCTCGGCATCGTCGCGACCGGCAAGGCCTATCTCGATCTGCGCCAGGCGCTCGCCGATCTGGGCATCACCGACAAGGACGCGCAGGACCTGGGCTTGCGCATCTACAAGGTCGCACTGACCTGGCCCCTGGAGGAAAGCGGCGCGAAGCGCTTCGCCGAGGGCCTGCAGGACGTGCTGGTGGTCGAGGAGAAGCGCGGCTTCATCGAAGACCAGCTGATGCGCATCCTCTACAACGTCGATGCGTCGAAGCGCCCGACCGTGACGGGCAAGCGCGACGAGCGCGGCGCACCGCTGTTGCCGAGCGAGGGCGAGCTGACGCCGACCATCGTCGCTGGCGCGCTGGTGGCGCGCTTGCGCAAGCTCGGCCATCACAGCCCGGTGCTGGAGCAGCGCCTGGCCCGGCTCGAGGCCTTCGACAATCCGGTCACGACGAGCACGCCGATCAAGCTCGCGCGCACGCCGTTCTTCTGCTCGGGCTGCCCGCACAACACCTCGACGCGCGTGCCCGAGGGCAGCCGCGCCATGGCCGGCATCGGCTGCCACGGCATGGCCCTGAGCATGCCGACCCGCCGCACCGATCTGATCTCGCATATGGGCGCCGAGGGCGTGAACTGGATCGGCCAATCGCCCTTCACCACCGAGACGCACATTTTTCAGAATCTCGGCGACGGCACCTACACCCATTCCGGCCTGCTGGCGCTGCGCGCCGCCTCCGCGGCCGGCATCAACATCACCTACAAGATCCTCTACAACGACGCCGTCGCCATGACCGGCGGCCAGCCGGCCGAAGGCGCCTTCAACGTCGCGCAGATCGCCCATCAGGTCTGGGCCGAAGGCGTCAAGCGGCTCGCGATCGTCTCGGACGATCCGAGCAAGTATCCGCAAGGCAATTACTTCCCGCAAGGCGCGACCATCCACCACCGCCGCGAGCTCGACGCCGTGCAGCGCGAGCTGCGCGATATCAAGGGCCTCACGGTCATCATCTACGACCAGACCTGCGCCGCCGAGAAGCGCCGTCGCCGCAAGCGCGGGCTCTATCCCGATCCCGCCAAGCGCGCCTTCATCAACGAGCTGGTCTGCGAAGGCTGCGGCGATTGCTCGCAGGCCTCCAACTGCGTCTCGGTGCAGCCGCTGGAAACCGAATTCGGCCGCAAGCGCCAGATCGACCAGTCGAACTGCAACAAGGACTTTTCCTGCGTCGAGGGCTTTTGCCCGAGCTTCGTCACCATCCATGGCGGTTCGTTGAAGCGGATGAAGACGTCGGCTGTGGATTCAGGCCAGCTGTTCGCCGATCTGCCGCTGCCGCCGGCGCGTGAGCTGGACGGCCCCTACAACATCCTGGTCACCGGCATCGGCGGCACCGGCGTCATCACCATCGGTGCCCTCCTCGGCATGGCCGCCCATGTCGACGGCCGCGGCTGCTCGGCGCTCGACTTCACCGGCCTGTCGCAGAAGAACGGCGCGGTGATGAGCCATGTGCGCATCGCACGGAGGCCGGAAGATATTTCCGCGGTCCGCATCACCACGGGCGGCGCCGACGTCATCCTCGGCTGCGACATGATCGTCTCGGCCGGCACGACGGCGCTGAGCCGGGCCGAGCGCGGCGTGACCAAGGCCTACATCAACGCCGATCTGCAGCCGACCGCGAGCTTCGTGCAAAACCCCGATCTCGACTTCGAGATGGGCGCGATGCAGACCGTGCTGCGCGACGCCATCGGCGACAACAACCTCGACATTATCGACGCCACAGGCATTGCCGCGGCGCTGATGGGCGATTCCATCGCGACCAATCCCTTCATGCTCGGCTTCGCGTTCCAGAAGGGCGCGATCCCGCTGTCGCTGGAGGCCCTGCTCCGCGCCATCGAGATCAACGGCGCCGCGATCGAGATGAACAAGCTCGCCTTCACCTGGGGTCGCCTCGCCGCCCATGACATGTCGCGCGTGCGCAGCGTGCTCCAGTTCAAGGCTCGCGCGTCCGCGCCGACCAAATCGCTCGACGACATCATCGCGACGCGCGCGGAATTCCTGACCTCCTATCAGGACAAGGCCTATGCCGACCGCTACCTTGCAGCCCTCGCCAAGGTGCGCAAGGCGGAGAGCGCGGTTTCGCCCGCGTCAACCGAGCTCACCGAAGCGGTTGCCAAGAACCTGTTCAAGCTGATGTCCTACAAGGACGAATACGAGGTCGCCCGGCTCTACACCGACGGCAGCTTCGCCAAGAAAGTGTCGGAGAAATTCGACGGCGATTTCACGCTGAAGTATCATTTGGCACCGCCGATCTTCGCCAAGCGCGACAAGGTGACCGGACATCTGCAGAAGCAGGAGTTCGGCAGCTGGATGATCCACGCCTTCCGCGTGCTGGCAAAACTCAAATTCCTGCGCGGCGGCGCGTTCGACCCGTTCGGCCGCACCGAGGAGAGACGGACGGAGCGGAAGCTGATCGAGGACTATTTTGCCATGATAGATCGTTGGATCGCCGGGCTGAGGGCGGAGCAGATCCCGCTGCTGGCGCGGCTCGCGCGCGTGCCGGAGACCATCCGCGGCTTCGGGCATGTCAAGGAAGCCAGTATCAAGCTGGCGGCCGCCGAGACGGCGCGGCTGGAAGCAGAGCTCGAGAACAGCCGCTTTGCGGCGGCGGCGGAGTAG
- a CDS encoding carbohydrate ABC transporter permease, producing MTPRQIIGKIGLWLSVLVIVSPAILFFLWMLSLSLKFEVDNAAYPPVFFPDRIAWKNYADVLASNRFLTYFINSLIVTGSSTALALLVGVPAGYGIARMAAHKSAIVILIARITPGLSYLIPLFLLFQWLGLLGTLVPQIIIHLVVTVPIVIWIMIGYFETTPMELEEAALIDGAGRWQVFRHVALPIAKPGIAVAFILAVIFSWNNFVFGIVLAGRETRTLPVAVYNMISFDQLSWGPLAAAALIVTFPVLLLTVLAQRQIVAGLTAGAVKGG from the coding sequence ATGACACCCCGTCAGATCATCGGCAAAATCGGTCTGTGGCTGTCCGTGCTCGTCATCGTCTCGCCGGCCATCCTGTTCTTCCTCTGGATGCTCTCGCTGTCACTCAAGTTCGAGGTCGACAATGCGGCCTACCCGCCGGTGTTCTTTCCGGATCGCATCGCCTGGAAGAACTATGCCGACGTGCTCGCCTCCAACCGCTTCCTGACCTATTTCATCAACAGTCTGATCGTCACCGGCAGCTCGACCGCGCTGGCGCTGCTGGTCGGCGTCCCCGCCGGCTACGGCATCGCGCGCATGGCCGCGCATAAATCCGCGATCGTGATCCTGATCGCCCGCATCACACCCGGCCTATCCTATTTGATCCCGCTGTTCCTGCTGTTCCAGTGGCTCGGCCTGCTCGGCACGCTGGTGCCGCAGATCATCATCCATCTCGTCGTCACCGTGCCGATCGTGATCTGGATCATGATCGGCTATTTCGAGACGACGCCGATGGAGCTGGAGGAAGCCGCCCTGATCGATGGCGCCGGCCGCTGGCAGGTCTTCCGCCACGTTGCGCTGCCGATTGCCAAGCCCGGCATCGCGGTCGCTTTCATTCTCGCCGTGATCTTCTCCTGGAACAACTTTGTGTTCGGCATCGTGCTGGCCGGGCGCGAGACCCGCACCCTGCCAGTTGCGGTCTATAACATGATCTCGTTCGACCAGCTCAGCTGGGGACCGCTGGCCGCCGCCGCGCTGATCGTGACCTTCCCGGTGCTGCTGCTCACCGTGCTGGCGCAGCGGCAGATCGTGGCTGGGCTGACTGCGGGGGCCGTGAAGGGCGGATGA
- a CDS encoding SoxY-related AACIE arm protein, producing the protein MPTTRRQFLNLAGGVTIAGTIPIVTLRPIQATPAMLNTAIRNVVGEAQLRSGRVKLDIPPLVENGNTVPMTVSVTSPMTADDYIKSIHVFNEKNPQPNIGNFYFGPSSGRAQVSTRIRLADTQKVVAIARLSDDTFWQVAAEIVVTLAACTEELN; encoded by the coding sequence ATGCCAACCACGCGACGACAATTCTTGAACCTCGCCGGAGGCGTGACAATCGCCGGGACGATTCCAATCGTAACGCTGCGCCCGATTCAAGCGACGCCGGCGATGCTCAACACCGCGATCCGCAACGTCGTCGGCGAAGCACAGCTTCGCAGCGGCCGGGTCAAGCTCGACATTCCGCCGCTGGTCGAGAACGGCAACACGGTGCCGATGACGGTCAGCGTGACGAGCCCGATGACGGCGGACGACTACATCAAGAGCATCCACGTCTTCAACGAAAAGAACCCGCAGCCGAACATCGGCAATTTCTATTTTGGCCCATCTTCCGGCCGAGCCCAGGTCTCGACCCGGATCCGGCTCGCCGACACCCAGAAGGTCGTCGCGATCGCGCGCCTGTCAGACGACACGTTCTGGCAGGTTGCCGCCGAAATCGTCGTGACGCTGGCGGCATGCACCGAGGAGCTGAACTGA
- a CDS encoding ABC transporter substrate-binding protein, translating into MANYDISRRSLLKGTAAAGALSLTGLPARAEVNWKKYAGTKLEVILAKGPRGDNLQKNIKEFTELTGIQVESEQIPEQQQRQKVVIELTSGRPSFDVVHLSYHVQKRQFEKAGWLADITPFMKDPTLTAPDLVESDFSAAGLQYAKNDKGQMLSLPWSVDYFILYYNKELFAKKGVAVPKTFDEMIAAAEKLTDPKEGTFGFVGRGLRNANMTLWTNFFLNCGGEFLDAKGNILTDGPEAIEATKIYQTLLTKVAPPGVVGFNWMESMASFTQGRSAMWIDGVGWAPPLEDPAASRVAGKVGYTVVPAGPKGQFSATYGDGIGIAAASKNKEAAYLLCQWVVSKKQGARLLQAGGGVPFRNSILNDPEIQSGVKMPKEWLQSVIDSAKISKLGLPVIIPVAEFRDLVGAAITSTITGTDPAAELKKAHEQFRPILERSEKA; encoded by the coding sequence TTGGCCAATTACGACATCTCGCGCCGTAGCCTGCTCAAGGGCACCGCCGCGGCCGGCGCGCTCAGCCTGACCGGCCTGCCCGCCCGCGCCGAGGTCAACTGGAAGAAATACGCCGGGACCAAGCTGGAGGTGATCCTCGCCAAGGGTCCGCGCGGCGACAACCTGCAAAAGAACATCAAGGAGTTCACCGAGCTCACCGGCATCCAGGTCGAGTCCGAGCAGATCCCCGAGCAACAGCAGCGCCAGAAGGTCGTGATCGAGCTCACCTCGGGACGGCCGAGCTTCGATGTCGTGCATCTCAGCTATCACGTGCAAAAGCGGCAGTTCGAGAAAGCCGGCTGGCTCGCCGACATCACGCCGTTCATGAAGGACCCGACGCTGACCGCGCCGGATCTCGTCGAAAGCGATTTCTCGGCCGCGGGGCTGCAATACGCCAAGAACGACAAGGGCCAGATGCTCTCCTTGCCGTGGTCGGTCGATTACTTCATCCTCTACTACAACAAGGAGCTGTTCGCGAAAAAGGGCGTCGCGGTGCCCAAGACCTTCGACGAGATGATCGCGGCTGCCGAAAAGCTCACCGACCCCAAGGAAGGCACCTTCGGCTTCGTCGGACGAGGCCTGCGCAATGCCAATATGACGTTGTGGACGAACTTCTTCCTCAATTGCGGCGGCGAATTCCTCGACGCCAAAGGCAACATCCTGACCGACGGTCCGGAAGCAATCGAGGCAACAAAAATCTACCAGACGCTGCTGACGAAGGTCGCTCCGCCCGGCGTCGTCGGCTTTAACTGGATGGAGTCGATGGCGTCTTTCACGCAAGGCCGCTCGGCAATGTGGATCGACGGCGTTGGCTGGGCGCCGCCGCTGGAGGATCCGGCCGCCTCGCGTGTCGCCGGCAAGGTCGGCTACACCGTCGTGCCGGCCGGACCGAAGGGGCAATTTTCGGCCACCTATGGCGACGGCATCGGCATTGCTGCGGCGAGCAAGAACAAGGAAGCCGCCTATCTGCTCTGCCAATGGGTGGTCTCCAAGAAGCAGGGCGCGCGGCTGCTGCAGGCCGGTGGCGGCGTGCCGTTCCGCAACTCGATCCTGAACGATCCCGAGATCCAGAGCGGCGTGAAGATGCCCAAGGAATGGCTGCAATCGGTGATCGATTCCGCCAAGATCAGCAAGCTCGGCCTGCCCGTGATCATCCCGGTCGCCGAATTCCGCGATCTTGTCGGCGCCGCAATTACCTCGACCATCACAGGTACCGACCCCGCCGCAGAGCTGAAAAAGGCTCACGAGCAGTTCCGGCCGATCCTGGAGCGTAGCGAAAAAGCGTGA
- the soxZ gene encoding thiosulfate oxidation carrier complex protein SoxZ, which yields MSALINVPSKAKRGEIIEIRTLTSHIMETGFRHTADGKLVPRDIITSFVCRYNGAEIFRADLFPAIAANPYLSFFTVAKESGKFEFEWIGDNGYSSTASASITVE from the coding sequence ATGTCCGCTCTCATCAACGTTCCCTCGAAAGCCAAACGCGGCGAGATCATCGAGATTCGCACGCTGACCTCGCACATCATGGAAACAGGCTTCCGCCATACCGCGGACGGCAAGCTCGTGCCGCGCGACATCATCACGAGCTTCGTCTGCCGCTACAACGGCGCCGAGATCTTTCGCGCCGACCTGTTTCCGGCGATCGCGGCGAACCCATATTTGTCGTTCTTTACGGTCGCCAAGGAGAGCGGCAAGTTCGAGTTCGAGTGGATCGGCGACAACGGCTATTCGTCCACCGCATCGGCATCGATCACGGTCGAATGA
- a CDS encoding carbohydrate ABC transporter permease — protein MSALTQSTPAAASTEAAPEKELRPPSYWPFVVPALVVVLAIIIFPWVFTIWMSLNEWKVGSPTTFVGFSNYLRLTSDPRFLEAVGHTLVYTVLSVVLPLILGTLSAVVFHQNFAGRGFLRGIFIMPMMATPVAIALVWTMMFHPQLGVLNYLLSLVGIPAQLWVFHPATVIPSLVLVETWQWTPLVMLIVLGGLAAIPTEPYESAQIDGASFWQVFRFITLPLIMPFLFIAGMIRMIDAVKSFDIIFAITQGGPGSASETINIYLYSVAFTYYDLGYGSAIAVVFFLLIVLLAAVMLYARQRMLWTEIASGA, from the coding sequence GTGAGTGCGTTGACACAATCGACTCCGGCCGCGGCTTCGACCGAGGCCGCGCCGGAGAAGGAGCTGCGGCCGCCATCCTACTGGCCGTTCGTGGTGCCGGCGCTGGTCGTCGTGCTCGCCATCATTATCTTCCCGTGGGTCTTCACCATCTGGATGAGCCTGAACGAATGGAAGGTCGGCTCGCCCACCACCTTCGTCGGATTCTCCAACTATCTGCGGCTGACCAGCGATCCGCGGTTTCTCGAGGCGGTCGGCCACACGCTGGTCTACACCGTGCTGTCGGTGGTGCTGCCGCTGATCCTCGGCACACTCTCTGCCGTGGTGTTTCACCAGAACTTCGCCGGCCGCGGATTTCTGCGCGGCATCTTCATCATGCCGATGATGGCGACGCCCGTTGCGATCGCACTGGTCTGGACCATGATGTTCCACCCGCAGCTCGGTGTGCTCAATTACCTGCTGTCGCTGGTCGGGATTCCTGCGCAGCTCTGGGTCTTTCATCCCGCGACCGTGATTCCCTCGCTGGTGCTGGTCGAGACCTGGCAGTGGACGCCGCTGGTGATGCTGATCGTGCTCGGCGGCCTCGCCGCGATCCCGACCGAGCCTTACGAGAGCGCGCAGATCGACGGCGCCAGCTTCTGGCAGGTGTTCCGCTTCATCACCCTGCCGCTGATCATGCCGTTCCTGTTCATCGCCGGCATGATCCGCATGATCGACGCGGTGAAGAGCTTCGACATCATCTTCGCGATCACGCAAGGTGGACCGGGCTCGGCATCGGAGACGATCAACATTTATCTCTACAGCGTCGCCTTCACCTATTACGACCTCGGCTACGGCTCGGCCATCGCGGTCGTGTTCTTCCTGCTGATCGTCCTGCTCGCGGCGGTGATGCTCTACGCCCGCCAGCGCATGCTGTGGACCGAGATCGCGAGCGGCGCATGA
- a CDS encoding regulator, which produces MSTLTGTAGKSGFKPALWTSGDWNAFFGFGTNILVNMLVLTGLLRFVLKMPDSLVFGRILPALGLMMCLSTFYYAYLAYRLAQKTGRKDVCALPSGVSVPHMFIVTFVIMLPITLKTGDPLKGWSAGLVWVFFQSFILMIGGFIAPFIRKITPRAALLGTLAGVSVTFISMRPALEMYMTPQIGLVCFAIILLSWFGGVKYWRGIPAGLIAIAAGMIIAWGSNLFGLGLGGLSIAGVGAAFANFGFSVPIPAVGYVFSGFEFLGIILVTAIPFGIYDLVEAMDNVESAEAAGDDYPTTRVLTADGVVSLIGCLMGNPFINAVYIGHPGWKAMGGRIGYSAATGIMVVVLSWFGIISVLLALVPVVAISPILLYIGMLIGAQAFQTTPVKHAPAIVLALTPHLAAWAKLQIDTMLGSTMMAAASVGGLAADKADAVKAAAIAALPQQGVFYHGLEVMGGGSILGGLILGAIGVFIIERDFEKASAFALVGAVLTYFGFMHGEAVGIGGGFGVTPAVALAYAVVAAGLFAASKLGASEHYAAHPEMSAAPAE; this is translated from the coding sequence ATGAGCACATTGACGGGGACGGCTGGCAAGTCTGGATTCAAGCCGGCGCTATGGACATCGGGCGACTGGAACGCGTTTTTCGGCTTCGGCACCAACATCCTCGTCAACATGCTGGTGCTCACGGGCCTGTTGCGCTTCGTGCTGAAGATGCCCGATAGCCTCGTGTTCGGCCGCATCCTGCCCGCGCTGGGGCTGATGATGTGCCTGTCCACCTTCTATTACGCCTATCTCGCCTATCGCCTCGCCCAGAAGACCGGCCGCAAGGACGTCTGCGCGCTGCCGTCGGGCGTCAGCGTGCCGCACATGTTCATTGTCACCTTCGTGATCATGCTGCCGATCACGCTCAAGACCGGCGATCCGCTCAAGGGCTGGTCGGCGGGTCTCGTCTGGGTGTTCTTCCAGAGCTTTATCCTGATGATCGGCGGCTTTATCGCGCCGTTCATCCGCAAGATCACGCCCCGCGCGGCGCTGCTCGGCACGCTCGCCGGCGTTTCCGTCACCTTCATCTCGATGCGGCCGGCGCTCGAGATGTACATGACGCCGCAGATCGGCCTCGTCTGCTTCGCCATCATCCTGCTGAGCTGGTTCGGCGGCGTGAAATACTGGCGCGGCATTCCCGCGGGCCTCATCGCCATCGCGGCCGGCATGATCATCGCCTGGGGCTCGAACCTGTTCGGGCTCGGCCTCGGCGGCCTGAGCATCGCGGGTGTCGGCGCGGCCTTTGCCAATTTCGGCTTCTCGGTGCCGATCCCGGCGGTAGGCTACGTCTTCTCCGGCTTCGAGTTCCTCGGCATCATCCTGGTCACCGCCATTCCGTTCGGCATCTACGACCTCGTCGAGGCCATGGACAATGTCGAGAGCGCGGAAGCGGCCGGCGACGACTATCCGACCACGCGCGTGCTCACCGCCGACGGCGTCGTCAGCCTGATCGGCTGCCTGATGGGCAATCCCTTCATCAACGCCGTCTATATCGGCCATCCCGGATGGAAGGCGATGGGCGGCCGCATCGGCTATTCGGCGGCGACCGGCATCATGGTGGTGGTGCTGTCCTGGTTCGGCATCATCTCGGTGCTGCTGGCGCTGGTGCCCGTCGTCGCGATCTCGCCGATCCTGCTCTACATCGGCATGCTGATCGGCGCGCAGGCGTTCCAGACCACGCCGGTCAAGCATGCGCCCGCGATCGTGCTGGCGCTGACGCCGCATTTGGCCGCCTGGGCCAAGCTCCAGATCGACACCATGCTGGGCTCGACCATGATGGCCGCGGCATCGGTTGGCGGGCTCGCCGCCGACAAGGCGGACGCGGTCAAGGCGGCCGCGATTGCCGCGCTGCCGCAGCAGGGCGTGTTCTATCACGGCCTCGAGGTGATGGGCGGCGGCTCCATTCTCGGCGGCCTCATCTTAGGTGCGATCGGCGTCTTCATTATCGAGCGCGATTTCGAGAAGGCCTCGGCGTTCGCGCTCGTCGGTGCGGTGCTGACTTACTTCGGCTTCATGCACGGCGAGGCCGTCGGTATTGGCGGCGGCTTTGGCGTGACGCCGGCGGTCGCGCTGGCCTACGCCGTGGTGGCCGCCGGCCTGTTCGCCGCCAGCAAGCTCGGCGCCAGCGAGCACTACGCCGCGCATCCTGAGATGTCGGCAGCGCCGGCGGAATAA
- a CDS encoding cysteine hydrolase family protein, whose amino-acid sequence MLNSAKPTKGVVSAEPEPITLDWPATALLIIDMQRDFMEPGGFGETLGNDVSQLARAVKPIGAVLTAARDSGMLVIHTREGHLPDLSDAPPAKVERGAPSLRIGDPGPMGRILIRGEAGHDIIPELYPLDSEIVIDKPGKGAFYATELGEVLEKYGIENLLVCGVTTEVCVNTTVREANDRGYRCVVIADGCASYFPEFHEIGLKMIKAQGGIFGWVADSAAVLEAMKISTT is encoded by the coding sequence ATGTTGAACTCAGCCAAGCCGACAAAGGGCGTCGTCAGCGCCGAGCCCGAGCCGATCACGCTCGACTGGCCCGCCACCGCGCTTCTCATCATCGACATGCAGCGGGATTTCATGGAGCCCGGCGGCTTCGGCGAGACGCTGGGCAACGACGTCAGCCAGCTCGCGCGCGCGGTGAAGCCGATCGGCGCGGTGCTGACGGCGGCGCGCGACAGCGGCATGTTGGTCATCCACACGCGCGAGGGCCATCTGCCCGATCTCTCCGACGCGCCGCCGGCGAAGGTCGAGCGCGGCGCGCCGAGCCTTCGCATCGGCGATCCCGGTCCGATGGGGCGCATCCTCATTCGCGGCGAGGCCGGCCACGACATCATTCCCGAGCTCTATCCGCTCGACAGCGAAATCGTGATCGACAAGCCCGGCAAGGGGGCATTCTACGCGACCGAGCTCGGCGAGGTCCTGGAGAAATACGGCATCGAGAATTTGCTCGTGTGCGGCGTCACCACGGAAGTGTGCGTCAACACCACGGTGCGCGAGGCTAATGACCGCGGCTATCGCTGCGTCGTCATCGCCGATGGCTGTGCGTCCTACTTCCCCGAGTTTCACGAGATAGGCCTGAAGATGATCAAGGCCCAGGGCGGCATCTTCGGCTGGGTCGCGGATTCAGCCGCAGTTTTGGAGGCGATGAAGATTTCGACCACATAG